One genomic segment of Clostridium estertheticum subsp. estertheticum includes these proteins:
- a CDS encoding sigma-70 family RNA polymerase sigma factor, translating to MEKLVEKAKNGDSEATELIIGKFKYLIFKESSKYHIPGYTTQDLIQHGYLSVIKAIALYKLGSNSFNGYCINAIKMNFKALLKGEIKHFREVPNSNMVDFDAQEHYEFTLEDEVIAYDEVEKLYVALNTLEPFERYILERFYIMGHSLTEIACTTDKSYYKYSRIKKKALEKLKAIM from the coding sequence ATGGAAAAACTAGTTGAAAAGGCTAAAAACGGTGACAGCGAAGCTACAGAACTTATAATTGGAAAGTTTAAATACCTTATATTCAAAGAATCATCAAAATATCATATTCCAGGCTATACCACCCAGGACCTAATTCAACACGGGTATTTGTCCGTAATAAAAGCTATAGCATTATATAAACTAGGTAGCAACAGCTTTAACGGGTATTGCATTAATGCTATAAAAATGAACTTTAAAGCTCTTTTAAAAGGAGAAATAAAACATTTCCGCGAAGTCCCAAATAGTAATATGGTAGATTTTGATGCCCAGGAGCATTATGAATTCACCTTAGAAGACGAAGTGATAGCATATGATGAGGTTGAAAAGTTATATGTTGCTCTTAATACCCTTGAACCTTTTGAACGTTATATATTAGAGCGATTTTATATTATGGGACACTCTCTTACAGAGATAGCTTGCACAACTGATAAAAGTTATTATAAGTATTCAAGGATTAAGAAAAAAGCTCTAGAAAAATTAAAGGCAATTATGTAG